The Halanaerobium praevalens DSM 2228 genome contains a region encoding:
- a CDS encoding M20 metallopeptidase family protein yields MAKTKLTNLIKSKVLAVEEKVIKIRRIIHQNPELSFAEKETAALAAEEMKNLGFEVKENIYGTGVTATFINSSDPTAKTLLIRADMDALPVQEKNSLNFKSKKEGVMHACGHDGHTAILIGTAIVLKKLAQEFEGNLKFVFQPGEETSGGAAGMIKAGILKNPSVDAAIGLHLWGSSPKGVVEYKTGPLMAATDSFDLEIIGNGGHAARPQNTIDPIPIGAEIVSALQTLVSRRIDPLDSAVISVCNFEAGTTHNIIPDRAILKATVRSLKSEIREKLATNIKKIIANICDIYGADYKLDYNFGYPAVINDAALTKILAQAAVKVLGKERVQKRQQAEMGGEDFAYFNQSIPAVFYFLGIAPPGQIINHHQSDFQFDDSVLKDGVAVMVQTALDFFAN; encoded by the coding sequence ATGGCAAAAACTAAATTAACAAATTTAATTAAAAGTAAAGTTTTAGCAGTAGAAGAAAAAGTTATTAAAATTAGAAGGATAATTCATCAAAATCCAGAATTATCTTTTGCTGAAAAAGAAACAGCTGCTTTGGCAGCTGAAGAAATGAAAAACTTAGGCTTTGAAGTTAAAGAAAATATATATGGAACAGGGGTCACTGCTACTTTTATAAATAGCAGTGATCCAACTGCTAAAACCCTCTTAATTAGAGCAGATATGGATGCTCTACCTGTGCAGGAAAAAAATAGTTTGAATTTTAAATCGAAAAAAGAGGGAGTTATGCATGCTTGTGGACATGATGGCCATACTGCAATTTTAATTGGAACAGCAATTGTTCTAAAAAAATTAGCTCAAGAATTTGAGGGTAATTTAAAATTTGTTTTTCAGCCAGGAGAGGAAACTTCTGGCGGAGCTGCTGGAATGATCAAAGCAGGGATACTTAAAAATCCGAGTGTTGATGCAGCAATTGGACTCCATCTCTGGGGGAGTAGCCCAAAGGGCGTAGTTGAATATAAAACTGGCCCTTTAATGGCAGCAACTGATAGTTTTGATTTAGAAATAATAGGGAATGGTGGTCATGCAGCTCGTCCTCAAAATACTATTGATCCAATTCCAATTGGAGCTGAAATAGTTTCGGCCTTACAAACTTTAGTTAGTCGTCGAATTGATCCTTTAGATTCAGCTGTAATTTCGGTTTGTAATTTTGAAGCAGGTACTACCCATAATATTATCCCAGATCGAGCAATCTTAAAAGCAACAGTTCGTTCTTTAAAAAGTGAGATACGAGAAAAATTAGCAACTAATATAAAAAAAATAATTGCTAATATCTGTGATATTTATGGGGCTGATTATAAGCTCGATTATAATTTTGGTTATCCTGCGGTAATAAATGATGCAGCTTTAACTAAAATTTTGGCTCAAGCAGCTGTTAAAGTTTTAGGTAAAGAGCGAGTACAAAAACGACAGCAAGCGGAAATGGGAGGAGAAGACTTTGCTTATTTTAATCAATCTATACCAGCTGTTTTTTATTTTTTAGGAATTGCTCCTCCAGGTCAAATAATAAATCATCATCAGTCTGATTTTCAATTTGATGATTCAGTTTTAAAAGATGGTGTAGCAGTTATGGTGCAGACTGCTTTAGATTTCTTTGCTAATTAA